Proteins encoded together in one Desulfovibrio sp. UCD-KL4C window:
- a CDS encoding secondary thiamine-phosphate synthase enzyme YjbQ, producing METLNIRTNVRDEMIDITGMVRKIIRDKGWSSGAILLYCPHTTGAVTVNEGADPDVVRDIIVNLRKLVPHAGDYQHAEGNSDAHIKTSMFGPEQMLIVEGGEIMLGTWQKIFFCEFDGPRNRNLWVKWLPSAQ from the coding sequence ATGGAAACACTTAATATCAGAACAAATGTCAGAGACGAGATGATCGACATTACCGGAATGGTAAGAAAGATTATTCGCGATAAGGGCTGGTCATCCGGTGCAATTCTTCTGTACTGCCCGCACACAACAGGAGCTGTCACTGTTAACGAAGGAGCTGATCCGGATGTGGTCAGGGATATCATCGTAAATCTAAGGAAACTTGTTCCGCATGCCGGAGATTATCAGCACGCAGAAGGCAATAGCGATGCTCACATCAAGACCAGCATGTTCGGTCCTGAACAGATGCTTATCGTGGAAGGCGGAGAAATAATGCTCGGCACATGGCAAAAAATATTCTTCTGCGAGTTTGACGGACCCAGAAACCGCAACTTGTGGGTTAAATGGCTTCCATCTGCGCAGTAA
- the cobM gene encoding precorrin-4 C(11)-methyltransferase, with protein sequence MGKVYFIGAGPGDPELITVKGQRIIREAGLVLYAGSLVPEAVIAEASPEAHIENSASMSLEETNAIMVEYASKGELVARVHTGDPSLYGAVQEQARLLKESSIEYEVIPGVTSACAAAAASSASFTVPNGTQTLIITRMEGRTPVPQSESLEKLAAHGSAMAIYLSAGNPSRIQKELMKGGMGPETPVIIGYRIGWPEEKSVETTLTKLAATAEENGFKRQTIFLILPGKNVETESLLYDSGFTHMFRKGED encoded by the coding sequence ATGGGCAAAGTATATTTCATTGGAGCAGGACCGGGAGATCCCGAACTTATCACCGTCAAAGGACAACGCATCATCCGCGAGGCAGGTCTTGTTCTTTATGCAGGATCACTTGTGCCGGAAGCGGTTATTGCCGAAGCTTCTCCTGAGGCACACATCGAGAACTCAGCGTCGATGTCACTTGAAGAAACAAACGCCATCATGGTAGAATACGCTTCAAAAGGGGAACTCGTTGCCCGTGTTCATACTGGAGATCCTTCCCTTTACGGAGCCGTACAGGAGCAGGCAAGACTGCTTAAAGAAAGTTCAATTGAATATGAAGTTATCCCCGGCGTGACTTCCGCCTGCGCTGCGGCTGCGGCCTCCAGTGCATCTTTTACCGTACCCAACGGCACGCAGACGCTTATCATAACCCGTATGGAAGGACGGACCCCTGTTCCGCAAAGTGAAAGCTTAGAGAAACTTGCGGCGCATGGCAGTGCTATGGCTATTTACCTTTCCGCAGGCAACCCTTCCAGAATTCAGAAAGAACTAATGAAAGGCGGGATGGGACCGGAAACGCCAGTAATTATAGGATATCGTATAGGTTGGCCCGAAGAAAAATCGGTTGAAACGACTTTAACAAAGCTCGCAGCAACAGCCGAAGAGAATGGTTTTAAACGTCAAACCATTTTTCTTATTCTTCCGGGTAAAAATGTAGAGACTGAATCACTTCTTTACGATTCCGGGTTCACCCACATGTTCAGAAAAGGTGAGGATTAA
- the cbiE gene encoding precorrin-6y C5,15-methyltransferase (decarboxylating) subunit CbiE, with the protein MKHAVHIIGLHPGSLEPMKSSRQIICKADVLAGGKRLLDRFPEFSGELLTFFTPVAKFAEKLNELRQSGKKVVLLADGDPLLFGIAESMIRNLGSDSVCVIPCVSTVQLAASKIGKGWKDFEIISLHGRTNSSPLFGALQRRVDCTVYTDHINTPAVIAKKLLEKGVTNYTMTVLDQLGTPSEKITTGSLDNFLDFTCSDLNLVMLTAKPISCNHPIIGRSDDSFTRQKGLITKLPVRATGLALLGLNKGQTIWDLGAGCGSVSIEASFLAENSQVFAIEKDPERFEMIKENVRKFGAFTVEPIQGTMPQVLTELPTPDRIFIGGGIGKDSSTITEATARLKPGGRIVVHAILMGSVQRTKEIFENLEWQWQAMQLQASISDKLAGDVRFKAQNPVTIIWADKPEA; encoded by the coding sequence ATGAAACACGCTGTACACATAATTGGATTACATCCCGGCAGTCTGGAACCTATGAAATCATCGCGTCAGATTATCTGCAAAGCGGATGTTTTGGCTGGCGGCAAACGATTGCTGGATAGATTCCCAGAGTTTTCCGGAGAACTTCTGACCTTTTTTACCCCAGTTGCAAAATTTGCAGAAAAACTTAATGAACTGCGCCAGTCTGGGAAAAAAGTTGTTCTTTTAGCTGACGGAGACCCGCTGCTTTTTGGAATAGCAGAAAGCATGATTAGAAATCTCGGCAGCGACAGTGTTTGCGTTATTCCCTGTGTATCAACTGTTCAGCTTGCGGCTTCTAAAATAGGCAAAGGCTGGAAAGATTTTGAGATAATATCACTGCACGGCAGGACCAACTCCTCCCCACTATTCGGAGCATTACAACGCAGGGTAGACTGCACAGTTTATACTGACCATATTAATACGCCTGCTGTAATCGCAAAAAAGCTACTCGAGAAAGGCGTTACAAATTACACTATGACGGTTCTGGATCAGCTGGGTACTCCATCTGAAAAAATAACAACCGGATCTCTGGATAATTTTCTAGACTTCACATGTTCTGACCTTAACCTTGTGATGCTTACAGCTAAGCCCATCTCCTGCAACCACCCTATTATCGGACGCAGTGATGATAGTTTTACACGCCAGAAAGGGCTTATTACAAAACTTCCTGTTCGCGCTACAGGGCTCGCCCTGCTGGGGCTTAACAAAGGACAAACAATATGGGACCTCGGCGCGGGGTGCGGTTCAGTTTCTATTGAAGCTTCTTTTCTTGCAGAAAATTCACAAGTTTTTGCGATAGAAAAGGATCCTGAGCGATTTGAAATGATAAAAGAAAATGTGCGAAAATTTGGAGCTTTCACGGTTGAACCGATTCAAGGAACAATGCCGCAAGTTTTAACAGAGCTACCCACTCCTGACCGAATTTTTATCGGCGGGGGAATAGGAAAGGACAGCTCAACAATTACTGAAGCAACAGCAAGACTTAAACCCGGCGGACGAATTGTAGTTCACGCTATTCTTATGGGTTCAGTTCAACGCACAAAAGAAATTTTTGAAAATTTAGAATGGCAATGGCAGGCTATGCAGCTTCAAGCCAGTATTTCGGATAAACTCGCCGGAGATGTCCGCTTTAAAGCGCAAAATCCTGTCACAATAATATGGGCTGATAAGCCAGAGGCATAA